From the genome of Arthrobacter sp. ERGS1:01:
CTCACCCTCGTGCGAGTCGGAGGAATTTGCGCCGTCGAAGTGGGCCGGAATGGTCATGCTGACCACGCCGAGCTTCCGCTCGGTGTCCGGAACAATCAGTTCCATGACGACGCCCTGTGACGGGACCTCAATCCGTCGCCGGTCGGCCTTGCGCACAAGCATGTTGTGCCGGTCCTCGGGCGGTTCGTTGAACATGGTTGCGAGCGGCAGGTCCAGTGAGCTGGCCAGGCGCAACAGTGTGGCGAATGACGGGTTGCCGATTCCCCGTTCAATCTGGCTGATCAGCCCGGCGCTGACGCCCGCGCGCTCGGCGAGGTCCTCAACGGTAAACCGGCCCACCCGGCGCTCCCGGATGGTCGCGCCAATCTTCGCAATCCAAAAATCGCGGTCCGTGGCGTCGCCATTGCCGTTGGCCGTGACGGTCGGAGATTCCCCCATCCAGAGCTCCTTCGACGATTTTCGGGTGGCGTTCGCGTATCCGGGAACGTTGCCCATCGCTGTTGTCTTCATGCGTTTCGTGAAGCCGCGTATGCGGCCAGGAGCGAGGCGAGCTCCCGCTCCCAGTAGATCACA
Proteins encoded in this window:
- a CDS encoding helix-turn-helix domain-containing protein, with translation MGESPTVTANGNGDATDRDFWIAKIGATIRERRVGRFTVEDLAERAGVSAGLISQIERGIGNPSFATLLRLASSLDLPLATMFNEPPEDRHNMLVRKADRRRIEVPSQGVVMELIVPDTERKLGVVSMTIPAHFDGANSSDSHEGEECVIVQSGSLVATVGGQEFSLEAGDSLTYDSSLPHWWHNRTDSAAVMVAISTPPSLGRAH